From Calothrix sp. PCC 6303, a single genomic window includes:
- the lgt gene encoding prolipoprotein diacylglyceryl transferase, whose amino-acid sequence MAIDLSILPLAFQFTSPGPTLVKLGPITIRWYGLLIATAVLTGVTLSRYLAKRRHVDPEIISDLSIWLVLGAIPAARLYYVLFQWSEYTQRLDKIFAIWEGGIAIHGAILGGTLAALIFAKVKKIQFWQLADLVAPSLILGQAIGRWGNFFNSEAFGSPMKNLPWKLYIPYEQRPLDLKDFEYYHPTFLYESLWDLMVFGCLMTLFLRGLARTLNLKTGTIFLTYLPAYSLGRLWIEGLRTDSLMLGPLRIAQVVSLTGIALGLFGLWWLYIAKRPLPDVVKSVERGEE is encoded by the coding sequence ATGGCAATAGATTTGTCCATTTTGCCTCTGGCATTTCAGTTTACTTCCCCAGGACCAACTCTAGTTAAATTAGGTCCGATTACAATTCGTTGGTATGGTTTGCTAATCGCTACTGCTGTACTAACTGGTGTCACCTTATCTCGCTATCTGGCAAAACGTCGCCATGTAGACCCCGAAATTATTAGTGATTTGTCAATTTGGCTGGTACTGGGTGCAATTCCCGCCGCCAGATTATATTATGTTTTATTTCAGTGGTCAGAATATACTCAACGTCTCGATAAGATTTTCGCCATTTGGGAAGGGGGAATTGCGATTCATGGGGCGATTTTAGGGGGTACTTTAGCAGCGTTAATTTTCGCTAAGGTCAAAAAAATCCAGTTTTGGCAGCTAGCCGATTTGGTAGCACCTTCATTGATTTTGGGACAAGCTATCGGCAGATGGGGAAATTTCTTCAACTCAGAAGCATTTGGCAGTCCAATGAAGAATTTACCTTGGAAACTATATATTCCTTATGAACAACGTCCCTTAGATTTGAAAGATTTTGAATATTACCATCCAACCTTCTTGTATGAGTCGTTGTGGGATTTGATGGTATTTGGTTGTTTAATGACTTTATTTTTGCGAGGTTTAGCAAGGACACTCAATCTGAAAACCGGAACCATATTTTTGACTTATCTTCCAGCTTACAGTTTAGGTCGGTTGTGGATTGAAGGTTTGAGAACCGATAGTTTGATGTTGGGACCTTTGCGAATTGCACAGGTGGTAAGTTTAACTGGGATTGCTTTAGGGTTATTTGGGTTGTGGTGGTTATATATTGCCAAGCGTCCTTTACCTGATGTTGTAAAGTCGGTTGAGAGAGGGGAGGAGTAG
- a CDS encoding RluA family pseudouridine synthase, with amino-acid sequence MTEISLLVEAEGERLDRYLAEELSELSRSRVQQLIEQGNVQLNEKICSSKKLTVKLGDRITLKIPEIQPLNLQPQAIPLDILYEDDQILIVNKSAGLVVHPAPGHPDGTLVNALLAHCPNLPGIGGVQRPGIVHRLDKDTTGAIAIAKTEQAHQNLQAQLKAKTACREYLGVVYGAPKTEKGSVNLPIGRHPIDRKKMAVVPVESGGREAVTHWQIRERIANFTLMHFQLETGRTHQIRVHSAQIGHPIIGDPIYGSGHSLKVNLSGQALHAWKLKLIHPVSQEWIEVTAPLPDEFLTLLGRLRGRM; translated from the coding sequence GTGACTGAAATTAGTCTACTAGTAGAAGCAGAAGGGGAGCGTCTCGATCGTTATTTAGCCGAGGAGTTATCGGAGTTATCACGTTCGCGGGTTCAACAGCTAATTGAACAGGGAAATGTCCAGTTAAATGAAAAGATTTGCTCTTCAAAAAAGCTCACGGTAAAGTTAGGCGATCGCATTACGCTAAAAATCCCGGAAATTCAACCTTTAAATTTGCAACCCCAAGCAATTCCCTTGGATATTCTTTATGAAGATGACCAGATATTGATCGTGAATAAATCTGCGGGGTTGGTTGTTCATCCTGCACCTGGTCATCCAGATGGAACATTAGTCAATGCATTGTTAGCGCATTGTCCCAATTTACCGGGAATTGGTGGTGTGCAGCGTCCAGGAATAGTGCATCGTTTAGATAAAGATACTACAGGTGCCATCGCTATCGCCAAAACTGAGCAAGCACATCAAAATTTACAAGCACAACTTAAAGCTAAAACTGCATGTCGTGAGTATTTAGGAGTTGTATATGGTGCGCCAAAAACGGAAAAAGGGTCAGTAAATTTACCTATTGGTCGCCATCCGATAGATCGAAAAAAAATGGCTGTTGTCCCTGTGGAATCTGGGGGAAGGGAAGCTGTTACCCATTGGCAAATTCGGGAAAGAATTGCTAATTTTACACTGATGCATTTTCAGTTAGAAACTGGACGCACGCACCAAATCCGCGTTCATAGTGCCCAAATTGGTCATCCGATAATTGGGGATCCAATTTATGGTTCTGGACATTCATTAAAGGTAAATTTATCTGGTCAAGCGCTTCATGCTTGGAAGTTAAAATTAATACACCCAGTTAGTCAAGAGTGGATTGAGGTGACAGCACCGTTACCTGACGAGTTTTTGACTTTGTTAGGTAGATTGAGGGGAAGGATGTAG
- a CDS encoding GTPase family protein, whose amino-acid sequence MSQNVGILGKTGVGKSSLCNALFEQDTAKVTHVESCTRQPQVVIIKVNSGNLKLVDMPGIGESRERDQEYKDLYSKHLPEFDLVLWVLKADDKAFTSDEEFYHNIVKPHLQKGKPCIIALNQADKVEPYEEWDTANKVPGHQQQKNIDAKSKSVAERFGIDITAVIPVSTKKNKNYNLGTLVETITHALPKDKKVTFLNFIKDEHRSEKVKRKQSKVFSRHS is encoded by the coding sequence ATGAGCCAAAATGTTGGTATTCTTGGAAAAACAGGTGTAGGAAAGTCAAGTCTCTGTAATGCCCTTTTTGAACAAGATACTGCAAAAGTTACTCATGTTGAGAGTTGTACGCGACAACCTCAAGTAGTGATTATAAAAGTGAACTCAGGCAATCTAAAACTAGTTGATATGCCTGGAATTGGTGAAAGTAGAGAGCGGGATCAAGAATATAAAGACTTATACTCGAAACATTTACCAGAATTTGACTTAGTTCTATGGGTTCTCAAAGCAGACGATAAGGCTTTCACTTCCGATGAGGAGTTTTATCACAACATCGTCAAGCCGCACTTGCAAAAAGGTAAGCCTTGTATTATTGCACTAAATCAGGCTGATAAAGTTGAACCCTATGAAGAATGGGATACTGCCAATAAAGTTCCTGGACATCAACAGCAAAAAAATATTGATGCTAAAAGTAAGTCCGTTGCTGAAAGGTTCGGTATTGATATCACAGCCGTTATTCCTGTCAGTACTAAGAAAAACAAAAACTATAACTTGGGAACGCTTGTAGAGACAATTACCCATGCATTGCCAAAGGATAAAAAGGTAACTTTTCTCAATTTTATCAAAGACGAACATCGTTCAGAGAAGGTTAAGAGGAAGCAAAGCAAGGTATTTTCGAGGCACTCGTAA
- a CDS encoding response regulator — translation MQVFPIGRYRFFQQIQINSILNKAISNSTTGCLQVFGTSQSWLLYLEDGKLVYACYANKMFDLLYRKLYSIHDKSPAFNSDVYRQIKTIFETAIDEQSSFNPDYLAICWLVNQKYITHQQAERLIQELAIDVINSLLKIKAGCYELITETFLDDMPKFCNLDINEIIEDCQENMQISYNAQSRIYRKREHEVLKRNVNDIYLNQISSHRGTRFIKPHDRKTYTIVCVDDSPTVVNIIKKFLDNDFFLVVGINDPLKALMHIVRLKPDLILLDVEMPNLDGYELCSLLRKHSSFAQTPIIMVTGHTSLLDRAKSKIVRSSGYLAKPFTQANLLKIIFKHLVQHEES, via the coding sequence ATGCAAGTATTTCCCATTGGTAGGTATAGATTTTTCCAACAAATACAAATAAATTCAATTTTAAATAAAGCAATTAGTAATTCAACAACAGGATGCTTACAGGTTTTCGGAACTTCGCAATCTTGGTTGCTTTATTTAGAAGATGGCAAGTTAGTCTATGCTTGCTATGCAAACAAAATGTTTGACTTACTATATCGTAAGCTATATAGTATTCATGATAAGTCACCTGCATTCAATAGTGATGTTTATCGGCAAATAAAAACAATATTTGAAACAGCAATTGACGAGCAATCATCTTTTAATCCTGATTACTTAGCAATTTGCTGGCTAGTTAATCAGAAATATATTACTCATCAACAAGCAGAAAGATTAATTCAAGAATTAGCTATAGATGTTATTAACTCACTACTAAAAATCAAAGCAGGTTGCTATGAGTTAATTACTGAAACTTTTCTTGATGATATGCCTAAATTTTGCAATCTTGACATCAACGAGATTATAGAAGATTGTCAGGAAAATATGCAAATTAGCTACAATGCTCAATCTCGAATTTATAGAAAACGTGAGCATGAGGTTTTAAAGAGAAATGTAAATGATATTTACCTGAATCAAATTAGTTCACATCGTGGCACGAGATTTATTAAACCTCACGATCGAAAAACCTATACTATTGTTTGTGTTGATGATAGTCCTACAGTTGTTAATATAATCAAAAAATTTTTAGACAATGATTTTTTCTTAGTTGTAGGAATTAACGATCCACTAAAAGCTTTAATGCATATTGTTCGTCTTAAACCGGACTTGATTCTACTTGATGTGGAAATGCCAAATCTAGATGGATATGAACTATGCTCACTCCTGAGAAAACATTCATCTTTTGCCCAAACACCAATTATTATGGTGACAGGACATACCAGTTTGCTAGATAGAGCGAAATCTAAAATAGTTCGTTCTTCAGGATATTTAGCTAAACCTTTTACACAAGCAAATTTGTTGAAAATTATTTTTAAACATTTAGTGCAACATGAGGAAAGCTAA
- a CDS encoding Uma2 family endonuclease, with product MTQTQAELKLLTFDEFMECYPENSTIRYELHDGVIVEMPPATGDHTDIISFLLEVILLAIQECKLPYRISASTFVKTPDKSSAYIPDMLVINHDNLKNEPFWKKQSTLIDPKSIPLIIEIVSTNWQDDYYDKIRDYETMSIPEYWIVDYAALGGRKFIGNPKQPTIFVCELIDGEYQMTPFRGTDPIVSPTFPQLNLTVKQVFDSVIVI from the coding sequence ATGACCCAAACACAAGCCGAACTGAAGCTACTTACATTCGATGAATTTATGGAATGTTATCCAGAAAATTCAACAATACGTTACGAATTACATGATGGGGTGATTGTTGAGATGCCACCAGCAACGGGCGACCATACAGATATTATCAGCTTTTTACTGGAAGTAATTCTCTTAGCGATTCAAGAGTGCAAGCTGCCTTATCGAATCTCAGCATCCACGTTCGTGAAAACACCCGATAAATCCTCAGCTTACATACCTGATATGTTGGTGATTAATCACGATAACCTCAAAAATGAACCATTCTGGAAGAAACAATCTACACTCATTGATCCTAAATCCATACCCCTAATTATTGAGATAGTAAGCACCAATTGGCAAGATGATTATTATGACAAAATTAGAGACTACGAGACTATGAGTATTCCTGAATACTGGATTGTGGATTATGCTGCTTTGGGTGGACGAAAATTTATTGGAAATCCCAAACAACCGACAATTTTTGTTTGTGAATTAATAGACGGGGAATATCAAATGACACCCTTTAGAGGAACAGATCCTATCGTATCCCCTACCTTTCCACAGTTGAATCTAACCGTTAAACAGGTTTTTGACTCTGTAATTGTAATTTAA
- the cobM gene encoding precorrin-4 C(11)-methyltransferase, giving the protein MRESTWKGSNETDNNSLTPGVYIVGAGPGDPDLLTVKAQKLLSRADVILFADSLVPREILNFCRQDAEIMPTAQESLETILPVMVERVRSHKSVVRLHSGDPCLYSTIHEQMHLLAEADIPFEVIPGISAFQAAAAKLKVELTVPGLVQTIILTRISGRTQVPSGEELTSLAAHQASLCLYLSARHVEAAQTKLLTHYPADTPVAICYRLGWNDEKIRVVPLAEMASCTSEENLIRTTVYIISPALGKFNGRSRLYDPEYNR; this is encoded by the coding sequence ATGCGTGAATCTACGTGGAAAGGTAGTAATGAAACAGATAATAATTCTCTAACACCAGGCGTGTATATCGTGGGGGCGGGACCTGGAGACCCTGACCTGTTAACGGTAAAAGCGCAAAAGTTGTTATCGAGAGCAGATGTAATTTTATTTGCAGACTCTTTAGTGCCAAGGGAAATTTTAAATTTCTGTCGTCAGGATGCGGAAATCATGCCAACAGCACAGGAAAGCTTGGAAACCATTTTACCAGTGATGGTGGAGAGAGTGCGATCGCATAAATCTGTGGTGCGGCTTCATTCGGGAGATCCATGTCTCTACAGTACAATTCATGAGCAAATGCACCTACTAGCTGAGGCTGATATTCCCTTTGAGGTGATTCCCGGTATTAGTGCTTTTCAAGCTGCTGCGGCAAAACTCAAAGTTGAGTTGACGGTTCCCGGTTTGGTGCAGACGATTATTTTGACCCGCATTAGTGGACGAACTCAAGTCCCCAGTGGGGAAGAATTAACTTCTTTGGCGGCACATCAAGCTAGTTTATGCTTGTATTTGAGTGCGCGTCATGTGGAAGCTGCCCAAACTAAGTTATTAACTCATTATCCGGCTGATACTCCGGTGGCAATTTGCTATCGTTTGGGATGGAATGATGAAAAAATTCGGGTTGTTCCGTTGGCAGAAATGGCGAGTTGTACAAGTGAGGAAAACTTGATTCGGACAACAGTTTATATTATTAGTCCGGCATTGGGTAAATTTAATGGTCGTTCTCGCCTTTATGATCCTGAATACAATAGATAA
- a CDS encoding NAD(P)-dependent oxidoreductase: MKVAFLGTGLMGLPMAQRLLEAKIQLIAYNRTPEKLAPLQAAGAEVADNPRHAVLAADYVILMLTNAPAIYSVLLSDTSSRSLAGRTVIQMGTITPTESKEIRNSVVSAGAEYIEAPVLGSIPEAEAGKLIVMVGSHREQYQRYLELLKNFSQEPLYIGQVGTASALKLALNQLIASLTTSFALSLGFVQRHGIDVESFMQILRNSSLYAPTFDKKLQRMLENNYDNPNFPTKHLLKDTDLFIDEAKLAGLDISSIEGVRSILDKAMQLSFAQADYSSLFAAIKSDGDAS; this comes from the coding sequence ATGAAAGTGGCATTTCTGGGGACTGGACTAATGGGATTGCCAATGGCACAGCGGTTGTTAGAAGCAAAAATCCAGTTAATTGCTTACAATCGCACCCCAGAAAAATTAGCACCACTTCAAGCAGCAGGTGCAGAAGTGGCTGATAATCCTCGTCATGCTGTCTTGGCTGCGGATTATGTAATTTTGATGTTGACCAATGCTCCAGCAATTTACAGTGTATTACTATCTGATACGTCATCGCGATCGCTTGCCGGACGAACTGTAATCCAAATGGGGACAATTACCCCCACCGAAAGTAAAGAAATTCGTAATTCTGTAGTCTCTGCGGGGGCTGAATATATCGAAGCCCCCGTTTTAGGTAGCATTCCCGAAGCTGAAGCTGGTAAACTAATTGTGATGGTGGGTTCTCACCGCGAACAATACCAGCGCTACTTAGAATTACTGAAAAATTTCAGCCAGGAACCCCTATATATTGGACAAGTAGGAACTGCTTCTGCCCTAAAACTGGCATTGAATCAACTAATCGCTTCCTTAACTACTAGTTTTGCCTTGAGTCTTGGTTTTGTTCAACGTCATGGGATTGATGTTGAATCTTTCATGCAAATCTTGCGAAATAGTTCTCTTTACGCACCTACTTTTGATAAGAAGTTGCAGCGGATGCTAGAAAATAACTACGACAATCCCAACTTTCCCACAAAGCACCTACTCAAAGATACTGATTTATTTATTGATGAAGCAAAATTAGCAGGCTTAGATATTAGTAGTATTGAAGGTGTCCGCTCAATTTTGGATAAAGCGATGCAATTGTCTTTCGCACAGGCTGATTATTCTTCGTTATTTGCAGCAATCAAATCAGATGGTGATGCTAGTTAG
- a CDS encoding class I SAM-dependent methyltransferase has translation MLVKGMEESQETGFRIDNYSEIYTLQQRRTWYSDAASAYIQVRPRYPQQIIDGVVKLARLSGDSSVLELGSGPGIATVALAKLGLSMVCLEPSLATCEIAQQNCLEYPKVKVVNTTFEEWELEAGKFDAVVAATSFHWMSAGVRHSKTAIALKPQGYLILLWNTPPQPSYEVHQQLVPVYQTLAPELAKYESIPSYLKNLNKFGQDAVDSGYFKNLVSDHLLCELIYSVDDYLALLSTLSPYIALEKSKRDSLFSALGKTLVQNYGTKIETSYLSAFHIVQKTE, from the coding sequence ATGTTGGTTAAGGGGATGGAAGAGTCGCAGGAAACTGGATTTAGGATCGATAATTACTCTGAGATTTACACTTTGCAGCAACGTCGAACTTGGTACAGTGATGCTGCATCTGCCTACATTCAAGTTAGACCTCGCTATCCTCAGCAAATTATTGATGGTGTGGTGAAGTTAGCTCGACTTTCTGGGGATAGCTCGGTTTTGGAATTGGGATCAGGTCCTGGTATTGCAACGGTTGCGTTAGCAAAATTGGGGTTATCGATGGTTTGTTTGGAACCTAGTTTAGCAACTTGTGAAATTGCCCAACAAAATTGTTTGGAGTATCCCAAGGTTAAGGTGGTGAATACTACTTTTGAAGAGTGGGAACTGGAAGCGGGGAAATTTGATGCGGTGGTAGCTGCAACTTCTTTTCATTGGATGTCAGCAGGAGTGCGTCATTCAAAGACCGCGATCGCACTCAAACCTCAGGGGTACTTAATACTGTTGTGGAATACTCCACCTCAACCAAGTTATGAAGTTCACCAACAACTAGTGCCAGTTTACCAAACTCTGGCACCAGAATTGGCAAAGTACGAATCAATCCCAAGTTACTTGAAAAATCTGAATAAGTTTGGGCAAGATGCTGTTGATTCTGGCTATTTTAAAAATTTGGTATCTGACCATTTACTGTGTGAACTCATTTACAGTGTAGATGATTATTTAGCTCTGTTGAGTACTTTATCACCCTATATAGCTTTGGAAAAATCAAAGCGAGATAGTCTGTTTTCAGCTTTGGGAAAAACACTGGTGCAAAATTATGGTACTAAAATTGAAACTTCCTATCTTTCGGCTTTTCATATTGTGCAGAAAACTGAATAA
- a CDS encoding methyl-accepting chemotaxis protein, translating into MLNQIHPQIKSDNFSESTSTLTSSNETIIQPRTKAESKLKSNHFEQVWVKSLRTKVICFAATVGTLPVFSIAALSYYLGNESISKQVTSAKEASALNLVENINDFITTRYTGIQEVAASDFLVNPKIRNNLNVKDIQRQLNPYKTILVPSGNITVLDLNGDVFVETAEQKTVNQKEQAYFQTVLKTNQPIISQVKVVDGAEKSQFYLAAPVKGKDGELLYIVQTTINLPDLEKKLSSYDTSKGQYQLTDGNGQVILSSDKQLLNKSIVDIFPDLKQEQIQGKPITNILINKNNNTKDFVTSVSLNTSEQLSNLGWKLFINSNESITSASQQQLLILLSAGTLIAAFLTGGISAVMANRLIFPILTATKTVKLLASGNLHSRIKVQGYDELSILGANINRMADQLQDLLSSQQNEAEQLKAFNNALISIRQSLDSEDLFEITVKQVRQALKAHRVVIYHFNDRGNNQVLAETMVSGLSGSIQETFDDNFTIKDLLEKYQGREVSVINNIAEANLSADYLKVMEKLKIKSSLITPIFKENQLFGFLVAHYCFAPHIWQPSESNFLRQLATQVGSTLERVSLLDATRSLKDVAVHMSATTHTQDIYNIAVQDIRKALKCDRVVIYKFNQVGQGSFVSESIAQSFTCALGVSSYDPCLMNDIHEYSQGEVLVTHNVYEAGLSDSCLQQLEAFEVKASLVAPILDADQLQYLLIAHQCTCPRSWEDSEIDLFEQFARLVGLALERASLLEETEQARKNAEIFSEQQAQQKEDLQQQVLQLVDSIEGVCRGDLTARAEVTSEEMGTVADFFNSIVESLSVIVTQVKQTASQVNEAITEDSQAIAQLATNALQQAEEIDSTLDAVGKMRGSIKSVARSARMAAVVARNASQTAEKGEIAMDLTVDNIMNLRETIGETTKKVKRLGESSQKISHVVSLINQIALKTNLLAINAGIEAARAGEGGEGFAVVAEEVAALAVRSASATTEIEAIVANIQLETSEVVKAMELGTTQVVEGTHLVEDTKQSLNQILEVCHQIDGLVQGISTATVSQVQISKQVTNGMKEIAKVSDITKNSSWEVAASLQQTVEISQRLQDNVDTFNVG; encoded by the coding sequence ATGTTAAATCAAATTCATCCTCAAATAAAGTCAGATAATTTTTCTGAATCTACCTCTACACTTACGTCCAGTAACGAAACTATCATTCAACCTCGTACAAAAGCAGAATCTAAATTAAAAAGTAATCATTTTGAGCAGGTATGGGTCAAAAGTTTACGTACTAAAGTAATTTGTTTTGCGGCTACTGTCGGTACACTACCAGTTTTCAGTATCGCGGCTTTAAGTTACTACTTAGGAAACGAATCGATTAGTAAGCAAGTTACTAGTGCAAAAGAAGCTAGTGCTTTAAATCTAGTTGAGAACATCAATGATTTTATTACGACGAGATATACGGGAATTCAGGAAGTTGCTGCTTCTGATTTTTTAGTGAATCCCAAGATTCGTAATAACTTAAATGTCAAAGACATTCAAAGACAACTAAATCCATACAAAACAATATTGGTTCCTTCCGGAAACATTACAGTTTTAGATTTAAATGGAGATGTTTTTGTTGAGACAGCAGAGCAAAAAACTGTTAATCAAAAAGAGCAAGCATACTTTCAAACTGTATTGAAAACAAATCAGCCTATTATTAGTCAAGTAAAAGTTGTAGATGGAGCAGAAAAGTCACAGTTTTATTTAGCAGCACCTGTAAAAGGTAAAGACGGAGAATTACTTTATATTGTTCAAACGACAATTAATCTTCCAGATTTAGAGAAAAAACTTAGCAGTTATGATACAAGCAAAGGTCAATATCAACTGACTGATGGCAATGGTCAGGTGATTCTGAGTAGTGACAAGCAACTTCTGAATAAAAGTATTGTCGATATTTTCCCTGACTTGAAGCAGGAGCAAATACAAGGGAAACCAATTACTAATATATTAATAAATAAAAATAATAATACTAAAGATTTTGTTACATCTGTATCTTTAAATACATCAGAGCAGTTAAGCAATTTAGGATGGAAATTATTTATTAATAGTAATGAATCGATTACATCTGCTTCTCAACAACAATTATTAATTTTATTGAGTGCAGGAACATTAATTGCAGCCTTTTTAACAGGTGGTATTTCCGCAGTCATGGCAAATCGGTTGATTTTTCCTATTTTAACGGCAACAAAAACGGTTAAGCTGCTGGCAAGTGGTAATCTCCATAGCCGAATTAAAGTTCAAGGATATGATGAATTATCAATTTTGGGTGCCAATATTAATCGCATGGCAGACCAATTACAGGATTTATTAAGTAGTCAGCAAAATGAAGCAGAACAATTAAAGGCATTTAATAATGCTTTAATCTCAATTCGTCAATCTTTGGATTCTGAAGATTTATTTGAAATCACTGTTAAACAGGTGCGACAGGCTTTGAAAGCACATAGAGTTGTAATTTACCACTTTAATGATCGTGGTAATAACCAAGTTTTGGCGGAAACAATGGTTTCTGGGTTATCTGGATCAATCCAAGAAACTTTTGATGATAATTTTACGATTAAAGATTTGCTTGAAAAATATCAAGGAAGAGAAGTATCAGTCATTAATAATATTGCAGAGGCAAATTTAAGTGCTGATTACTTAAAAGTAATGGAGAAACTGAAAATTAAGTCCAGTTTGATTACACCAATTTTTAAAGAAAATCAGCTTTTTGGATTTTTAGTTGCTCACTATTGCTTTGCACCTCATATCTGGCAACCTTCAGAAAGTAACTTTTTACGGCAATTGGCAACACAGGTTGGTTCAACATTAGAGCGGGTAAGCTTATTAGACGCAACGCGATCGCTAAAAGATGTCGCGGTACATATGTCAGCAACAACCCATACACAGGATATCTACAATATTGCAGTTCAAGATATTCGCAAAGCTCTCAAATGCGATCGAGTAGTCATCTACAAATTTAATCAGGTTGGACAGGGAAGTTTTGTATCAGAGTCTATTGCTCAGAGTTTCACCTGCGCTTTGGGAGTGAGTAGTTATGATCCTTGTTTGATGAACGATATCCATGAATACAGTCAAGGAGAAGTTTTAGTCACTCATAATGTATACGAAGCAGGATTGAGTGATTCTTGTCTCCAACAGTTGGAAGCATTTGAAGTTAAAGCAAGTTTAGTGGCACCCATATTAGATGCCGATCAACTGCAATATTTGCTAATTGCTCATCAATGTACTTGTCCCCGTTCCTGGGAAGATTCAGAAATTGATTTATTTGAACAATTTGCCCGGTTGGTGGGTTTAGCTTTGGAGCGTGCTAGTTTACTGGAAGAAACAGAGCAAGCAAGAAAGAATGCTGAAATTTTCTCAGAACAACAAGCGCAACAAAAAGAAGATTTACAACAACAGGTACTCCAACTAGTAGATAGTATTGAAGGAGTTTGTAGGGGTGATTTAACCGCTCGTGCAGAAGTCACATCCGAAGAAATGGGTACTGTTGCTGACTTTTTTAATTCCATCGTGGAAAGTTTGAGCGTAATTGTGACTCAAGTGAAGCAAACAGCATCTCAGGTTAATGAGGCAATTACCGAAGATTCTCAAGCAATTGCCCAATTGGCAACTAATGCACTTCAGCAAGCGGAGGAAATTGACTCTACCTTAGATGCTGTAGGCAAAATGCGCGGTTCGATTAAAAGTGTGGCAAGAAGTGCGAGAATGGCTGCGGTGGTAGCGAGAAATGCTTCCCAAACAGCTGAAAAGGGTGAAATAGCTATGGATTTGACAGTGGATAACATTATGAATCTGCGTGAAACCATCGGTGAAACCACTAAAAAAGTGAAACGCTTAGGTGAATCGTCTCAGAAGATTTCCCACGTTGTGTCCTTAATTAATCAAATTGCTCTGAAAACCAATCTTTTAGCAATTAATGCTGGGATTGAAGCTGCTCGTGCTGGTGAAGGTGGTGAAGGTTTTGCGGTGGTTGCAGAGGAGGTGGCAGCATTAGCGGTTCGTAGTGCTTCGGCAACAACGGAAATTGAGGCAATTGTTGCTAATATTCAACTGGAAACTAGTGAGGTGGTGAAAGCGATGGAGTTGGGTACTACTCAAGTAGTGGAAGGTACTCATTTGGTGGAAGATACGAAGCAGAGTTTGAATCAAATTTTGGAAGTTTGTCATCAGATTGATGGTTTGGTTCAGGGGATTTCCACTGCTACAGTGTCACAGGTGCAAATTTCTAAGCAAGTGACAAACGGGATGAAGGAAATTGCTAAGGTATCTGATATTACAAAGAATTCTTCTTGGGAGGTTGCTGCTTCACTCCAACAGACTGTGGAGATTTCCCAACGCTTGCAAGATAATGTAGATACTTTCAATGTTGGTTAA